AGAGAACTACTGCTATTCATTGCAAAGACTGCCATACGAACTTCATTCATATCCGGGCAACGAGTAAGCAAATCATTATCCAAGTCAGAGACAAGATGTGAAAAAACCTAGATCATAATTCTCCGACAAGACCTCATCATTTTTAAAAAGACTTGAATAAAATTCAGCAATATGTGTCCCAATTTGATTCGGATTAAAGACCAGCTCATCCTCAATTTGAAGCACTGAAATCCCAGGGGCAGCAGCTCGAATAGATGCCATACGATGGAAGAAGCTAGTATTTCGATCTCCCTCCTTAAGTCATCTAACTCTGCTCTTGTCACGCAaacactagtacagaaatggcctATGGCCACGGTCGTTTACCATCATTAGCCACGGTTGTACAACCGTGGCTAAAGGAGGCATGGCAAATGCTTGGCGTCTTTAGCCACGGTTGTTCGACCGTGGCCAAAGggcattagagtcggttttACAAATAACCGACTCTTAATGCCTTGCGTTTTTGCCACGGTTgtaacaaccgactctaatgctcTGATCATTAGAGTCGGGTTGTTCTAACAACCGTGGCTAATGATAtggttttaattaaaaaaataaaataaaatattggaTTGAATGGAGTTCTAATATTGAAATATAATTAAGCATAAATATTATTACAAGATGGCAGATGATAAGGAAAATGAGCAGCAGCAAAATACTAGACCTAATCAGTAGCTACCATAGGAAATATTgcattaaaacaaaacaaaaaagcgaGAGCAaacttgaaaggatatgaaggtCACAGAAAGCCGGAAATACGAAGTAGAAAATTCAAAGAATTTGAGCTCAATACACAATACCATGAAGCCACtctttgagaaaaaaaaaattaagatattAACTTCCAAACTGAAAAAGTTCCAATATGTAGCCAAATTAATGGCGAGATGCAGCAAAATCATACATGTCCCAATCCTTGTATTGAAGATTGTATGTATTGTTGCGGAGCAAGGAGTTGCTGTTGACTGTGAGGTAACTGCATCATCTTTTGCCTTTGTTGTTATTGCTGCTGCTGTTGTTGAGTTTATTGTTGAAGAGAATCTCAAAAACACTCTGTTTAAGATATTCATCTCTTCTACTATCATATGCAACTTACACAAGCATCAATCAAGTTGAGCTTTTTCTTACAAAAGTACAGAATTAAATTCAATGAAGGTTTTCAGGACTTTTGGTAGTAAAAATTCCCATCATCAATAACCAAACAATAATAATCACAACCACCACAATTCCTGAAGCAAAGCTTATTCAACTACTGCCTTATTAAATAGAAAAGATAAAATGTAAATACATGTTATCCAGAAAACAACAACTACTGCCTGACCCTACATGTTATCATAATGGGATGAGTATATGCACCTATTTTCTACATTAGTCAATTCTTTCTCTACCGGCTAATTCAATTCAAGAAAACTCAACTGTATATCGACAATGGTACTTTATAACTGACAAATATTCCTCCTCCTATCAACCTTTTACCGCCTGCCACTTGCTCCAACTCGAGAACTTAGAAATCAAGTTACCTGTGGCGAATGCAGATAGATGTATGTCTTTGCGGTTTGTGGGTTGTGATTCTCTGCATCCTTACTCCAGTCATAACACACCTAAACAAAACCATATCATATCAACAATTTAGAACCGTTCCATGTCTACTCGGGATGGAAATGGTTTAGATATACTAAGATTGACATTTTTACTCAACACCTAAAGGTCCAAGACACATTATGAAGAAaccatacatatcactacacacTGCTTAATGATATGAGATTAAATATTATTCCCACTGTATCCATTGCATTTAGGTACTTTTAAGCTTTATGTAGCACACACAACAACTTTTGCTTAGTTTAGACATATGGTCCTTAATGATAtgagattaaatataattcccTCTACTTCGTAACTAACACATTTGAATGTCACATGTCAGAAAGTAAATTTCAGTGACATAATCATAGTCACAAAGATAGGAAAGTTATACACATTACCGAATATGCATATATTGAGCCATCATTGTTGAAAGCACTCGAAGGTATAGGGTGAGGGCACCGTGACATGGCCTGAAAAATTACATAAAGTCAGCTACACATTAGACTTCAACTCTTAAGAAGAAATTAACCAAAGAACCAGCATTAAGGCAATTTTTTAATTGGTGACATAATCTTATGTAAAACATTAAAAGCACACAAGtaggcatatatatatatatttggttgGTGACCATAATTTTCAATGGTGGTTCAGAACATAATGAATATGTAATCTTAGAAGTGATAACCCAAATGGTGAAAGTAAATGGTCACATCCTTTCTCGCAAGTTAGGATCAATACGAAAGGCAAAAGGCACAGCCATAGGTGGTGAATTGTACTCTTTCATATTCATATTCACTTGATATTGATGATATGGATTTTGATTTTCCATCATTTCTCCACAGCCATCTCCTTTTATTGCTGCATTTCCAAATTATCAACCAATCATTACAAATTAATcaccattttttctttttctttcttttaactCCCTATGTGTGCCAAACTATATTTAATTAACAATCTTAAATCCTCCAAGCAACTCATTGTTCCTTGAATTCACTATTATAATATACACAGAATATAATGAAGAAGGAATGAGAGACTATACCAGTTCAAAGATGAGAGGATTATTTTCTTCCTCCAAATTTTCaacctgaaaaataaaaaattggaacATAAAGTTCATAAGACTGTCAATCAAGagctaaagaataaaaataaaatggactGATTTAAATATTTATACATACATATAGTAGAACATTAATTAAGATTAGGGTGCTAATTAAGCTAACCCTTTGGTTAAAGACACCATCAAGGCCTTGTTTAAGGCTTCTTTCTATGTCCATGAGCTCCAAGCAGTGCATCGAACCGATATCTAATCCTTTCAAGTGCCTGCAAAATATACAAAACTCGAACCCGAGACCTTACTTGAGGGGAAAGAACGCGTTTTCTTTATCGCTCCAATGAACAACATATTAGTGAAAGAAAGATTTACCTGAGCTCAATCTCCATGTTGTCATTCTCTTTCTTGATTCTATCAATTTCATTCTTCAGGCTCtgcgttttttttttcaaacaggAAACCCTAAATGTTAAGTATATTTACCAGTTGTGAAATCGAACACGAAGTCCAAATAGTGAAATCAAAATAAGTGTACCAGTTGTGCTGGGAGATAAGCATAAGAAATCGAAATCCCATGAATAGAAATCTAACCTGCCTCCGAAATCGAACACGAgctccaaataatgaaagatgaacTCGAACTCCAAAGATCACGAAGACGAACTCGAACCTATCTAACTTCAACCTAGAACACCAACAGGCACTCGAACTCCAACGAACATGAACGAGTACAGAGATACAGTTTTAgcgcaagaagaagaagaaaaaaagcagagagagagaggggttcACGCAAAGAAGTGTGGAAATACaatgttttatatttatataaggGCTTTAGAGTCGGTTTTAAATAAACCGACTCTAAAGATTGTCATTGGCATCGGTTACAATGATAACCGATGCCAATGACCATTTAGTAGCGTCAGTTTACATTGAACCGATGCTAATGAGCCTAATTGGCGTCGGTTCAATTTAGACTGACCCTATTAGTTAGGTCGTTAGCATCGGTTTTTATAAAAACCGACACCAATGATTCTCAGAAACACACGTTgtacttaaaaataatatttagagTCGGTTATTGAAAACAACCGACTCTAATAAGGCCTTATTAGAGTCGGTTTTTTTCAATGACCGACTCTAGTAACCTTTAGCTACGGATTTTATAGACAACCGTAGCTAATAAGACGTAGCTATAGgtcatttctgtactagtgaaaATAGCCTCCTTTCTATGCAAAATATTATC
The DNA window shown above is from Euphorbia lathyris chromosome 1, ddEupLath1.1, whole genome shotgun sequence and carries:
- the LOC136215332 gene encoding floral homeotic protein GLOBOSA-like isoform X3; this translates as MEIELRHLKGLDIGSMHCLELMDIERSLKQGLDGVFNQRVSLISTLILINVLLYVENLEEENNPLIFELAMSRCPHPIPSSAFNNDGSIYAYSVCYDWSKDAENHNPQTAKTYIYLHSPQQQQ
- the LOC136215332 gene encoding uncharacterized protein isoform X1; translated protein: MEIELRHLKGLDIGSMHCLELMDIERSLKQGLDGVFNQRVSLISTLILINVLLYVENLEEENNPLIFELAMSRCPHPIPSSAFNNDGSIYAYSVCYDWSKDAENHNPQTAKTYIYLHSPQSVFEILFNNKLNNSSSNNNKGKR
- the LOC136215332 gene encoding protein RAE1-like isoform X2 — encoded protein: MEIELRHLKGLDIGSMHCLELMDIERSLKQGLDGVFNQRVENLEEENNPLIFELAMSRCPHPIPSSAFNNDGSIYAYSVCYDWSKDAENHNPQTAKTYIYLHSPQSVFEILFNNKLNNSSSNNNKGKR
- the LOC136215332 gene encoding uncharacterized protein isoform X4; protein product: MVSLTKGLKIWRKKIILSSLNCNKRRWLWRNDGKSKSISSISSEYEYERAMSRCPHPIPSSAFNNDGSIYAYSVCYDWSKDAENHNPQTAKTYIYLHSPQSVFEILFNNKLNNSSSNNNKGKR